In Candidatus Cloacimonadota bacterium, a single window of DNA contains:
- the amrA gene encoding AmmeMemoRadiSam system protein A codes for MMTEAQKRSLLELARAAIASRFGGEAPHLPTDAAFQEKRGLFVTITLDGELRGCIGMMKSEKSIAAEVVEMAREAAFGDPRFPALRRDELPRLQIEISILSPLFPVENLSEIQIGRDGLMLRKGFRSGVFLPQVPVEYDWDLDTYLSQLCLKAGLPNGAWKSPDAHLFRFEALVFSEADILA; via the coding sequence ATAATGACCGAAGCCCAAAAACGAAGCCTGCTGGAGCTTGCCCGAGCTGCCATCGCCTCCCGTTTTGGAGGTGAAGCTCCCCACCTGCCCACGGATGCGGCTTTTCAAGAAAAAAGAGGACTTTTTGTGACCATCACCTTGGATGGCGAATTGCGGGGCTGTATTGGCATGATGAAAAGTGAGAAAAGTATCGCCGCTGAAGTGGTGGAAATGGCGCGGGAAGCGGCTTTCGGTGACCCGCGTTTTCCCGCTTTGCGCCGGGATGAACTGCCCCGGCTCCAAATCGAGATTTCCATCCTCAGCCCGCTTTTCCCGGTGGAAAACCTCTCTGAAATCCAGATTGGACGCGATGGGCTGATGCTGCGCAAAGGCTTCCGCTCCGGAGTTTTTCTGCCTCAGGTGCCGGTGGAATACGATTGGGATTTGGATACCTATCTCAGCCAACTTTGCCTCAAAGCGGGTCTGCCAAACGGCGCTTGGAAAAGCCCTGACGCCCATTTATTCCGCTTTGAAGCGCTGGTGTTTTCCGAAGCCGACATTTTGGCTTGA
- the amrB gene encoding AmmeMemoRadiSam system protein B, which produces MIRKTAHAGSFYPRFGDRVVAAIESWLPQLPEKDPGEEFLGLIVPHAGYIYSGACAARGWSLYAQSEFDSLVILHPSHHGLGFDWSIPPFSEYETPLGNIEQDTELAELLQGHDPDPKGSKRLHEVEHALEVQLPFIKYFFPDAKICPIMIGRPNPEDMTLLARQLRQAMSGRNVGIVVSTDLSHFHNSSRAEKMDAIVVDHVLKLDPAGLWQSTVKHQCESCGIGGLLALLYLVSPLEDVKARVIEYTHSGIVSGDNQNVVGYLSALLYREIK; this is translated from the coding sequence ATGATTAGGAAAACCGCCCACGCCGGCAGCTTTTACCCTCGTTTTGGCGACCGCGTTGTCGCCGCCATCGAATCCTGGCTTCCCCAGCTTCCTGAAAAAGACCCCGGGGAAGAATTTTTGGGGCTGATTGTTCCCCACGCGGGTTACATCTATTCCGGAGCCTGCGCCGCCCGCGGCTGGAGTCTCTATGCCCAGTCTGAATTTGACAGCCTCGTGATTTTGCATCCCAGCCACCACGGTCTGGGTTTTGATTGGTCCATTCCGCCCTTCAGCGAATATGAGACCCCCTTGGGAAATATCGAGCAGGACACAGAACTTGCCGAACTTTTGCAAGGTCACGACCCCGACCCCAAAGGCTCCAAAAGATTGCACGAAGTGGAACACGCCCTGGAGGTTCAGCTTCCTTTCATCAAATACTTTTTTCCCGATGCGAAAATCTGCCCGATAATGATTGGCCGTCCCAATCCGGAAGATATGACCCTGCTGGCCAGGCAGTTACGTCAGGCGATGTCTGGCAGAAATGTGGGCATCGTGGTTTCCACAGACCTTTCCCATTTCCACAATTCCAGCCGGGCAGAAAAGATGGATGCCATCGTGGTTGACCACGTCCTGAAGCTTGACCCCGCCGGACTTTGGCAGAGCACCGTGAAACACCAGTGTGAATCCTGCGGAATCGGCGGACTGCTTGCCCTGCTCTATCTGGTTTCCCCGCTTGAAGATGTGAAAGCGAGGGTGATTGAATACACCCATTCCGGAATTGTGAGCGGTGACAATCAAAACGTGGTGGGCTATCTCAGCGCGCTGCTTTACCGGGAGATAAAATAA